In the genome of Flavobacterium panacagri, one region contains:
- a CDS encoding glycosyltransferase, translating to MKIVLFTHPSFLGHQSMPRYANMLFDGMEEREHEVIIWSPKARFYKLSVFSFLKKWFGYIDQYIVFPIEVKFKLLHASKDTLYVFADQALGPWVPLVKNKKHVVHCHDFLALKSALGKIPENPTSFSGKKYQNYIRNGFSKGKNFICISKKTQEDLQELHQGRIVKSAVCYNGLSRPFYSLSPFESRKVLEEKLKMKLSEGYILHIGGNQYYKNRKGVVEIYDAWRSKTLKKIKLLLIGEEPTQELIELRQKSLFKDDIHFVTNLEDQYINNAYSGALCLLFPSLDEGFGWPIIEAMASGCPVITTNRSPMNEVGGSAAFYIDKKPSDSKSQEKWKEDSVKILDKLISLDEVKSKELIEKSIQQSKKFTTENSLNAIESIYKEINQIV from the coding sequence ATGAAAATCGTACTTTTTACACATCCTTCGTTTTTAGGACACCAAAGTATGCCTCGTTATGCCAATATGCTTTTTGACGGAATGGAAGAGCGTGAGCATGAAGTGATAATCTGGAGTCCAAAGGCTCGATTTTATAAACTCAGCGTTTTTAGTTTTTTAAAAAAATGGTTTGGTTATATCGATCAGTATATTGTATTTCCAATCGAGGTAAAATTTAAACTGCTGCATGCTTCAAAAGATACTCTTTATGTTTTTGCAGACCAGGCTTTAGGCCCTTGGGTTCCTTTAGTGAAAAACAAAAAACATGTAGTACATTGCCATGATTTTTTAGCCCTAAAATCGGCTTTGGGAAAAATTCCCGAAAATCCAACATCGTTTTCTGGTAAGAAATATCAAAACTATATTAGAAACGGTTTTTCAAAAGGAAAAAATTTCATCTGCATTTCAAAAAAAACACAAGAAGATCTTCAAGAATTGCATCAAGGCAGGATTGTAAAATCGGCAGTCTGCTATAACGGGTTGAGCCGTCCTTTTTATTCATTATCACCTTTTGAATCTCGAAAAGTATTAGAAGAAAAGCTAAAAATGAAACTGTCTGAAGGTTACATTTTGCACATTGGAGGAAATCAATACTATAAAAATAGAAAAGGTGTAGTTGAGATTTATGATGCTTGGAGAAGTAAAACCCTAAAAAAAATAAAACTGCTTTTAATTGGGGAAGAGCCAACTCAAGAATTAATTGAATTGAGACAAAAATCATTGTTTAAAGACGATATTCATTTTGTTACCAACTTAGAAGATCAATATATCAACAATGCCTATTCTGGAGCACTCTGCCTGTTGTTTCCTTCTTTAGACGAAGGTTTTGGCTGGCCAATCATAGAAGCAATGGCTTCAGGATGTCCAGTAATTACAACCAACAGATCTCCAATGAATGAAGTAGGCGGTTCGGCAGCTTTTTATATTGATAAAAAACCTTCCGATTCTAAATCGCAGGAGAAATGGAAAGAAGATTCAGTAAAAATTTTAGATAAACTTATTTCTCTTGATGAAGTAAAATCAAAAGAATTAATAGAGAAATCAATACAGCAATCCAAAAAATTTACCACAGAGAATTCTTTGAATGCTATCGAATCTATTTATAAAGAAATTAACCAAATTGTATGA